A window of Trichoderma atroviride chromosome 3, complete sequence contains these coding sequences:
- a CDS encoding uncharacterized protein (EggNog:ENOG41~TransMembrane:4 (i27-48o98-116i121-140o186-205i)) — protein sequence MGIFGPAGRPWTYHILHRKWPRVPRSAMRWLMLVEFVGLIPLLVITALSQPNLYRTALWQIGWDHRLNSNPAIILYAYANHTNQPKLAFIWSQKLTDYNVALAVISLFFLLTKLIAVIMRVWYPIVSTVSSIALVVLYSVSTYGQVGPDYTDPRYPAPAAWYFRYGCDMAKPYGQYNNCQIAQSSLFITLYMLAVYLLLLGFSLYSMWPNHLNDLDTDEDEDDEVPMKEGKSIELGGLKEMGMKQPMASGAVPFTPRTHAFHILDRKLPLRQESEAVSYA from the exons ATGGGTATCTTTGGCCCCGCCGGTCGACCGTGGACTTACCACATCCTCCATCGCAAATGGCCCAGAGTCCCAAGATCGGCGATGCGctggctgatgctggtggaatTCGTCGGCTTGATTCCTCTGCTCGTCATCACGGCCCTCTCTCAGCCGAATCTGTATCGAACTGCGCTGTGGCAGATTGGATGGGACCACCGTCTCAACTCAAACCCCGCCATCATTCTCTACGCCTATGCCAACCACACGAATCAGCCGAAGCTCGCCTTCATCTGGTCACAAAA GCTCACTGACTACAATGTCGCCCTCGCCGTcatctcgctcttcttcctcctcaccaAGCTCATTGCTGTCATCATGCGAGTTTGGTATCCCATTGTATCTACCGTCAGCTCCATTGCCCTAGTTGTGCTTTACAGCGTGAGCACCTATGGCCAAGTCGGACCCGATTATACCGACCCGAGATACCCAGCACCGGCGGCGTGGTACTTTAGATATGGCTGCGATATGGCCAAGCCATACGGCCAGTACAACAACTGCCAAATTGCGCAGAGTTCGCTTTTTATCACGCTATACATGCT AGCTGTCTACTTGCTGCTCCTTGGCTTCTCCCTCTACTCCATGTGGCCCAATCACCTCAACGACTTGGATaccgacgaggatgaagacgatgaagtgCCTATGAAAGAGGGCAAGAGCATAGAACTGGGCGGCCTGAAAGAGATGGGCAtgaagcagccaatggcTTCGGGAGCCGTGCCTTTTACGCCGAGAACACACGCTTTCCATATTCTCGACCGAAAGCTCCCACTAAGACAGGAGAGTGAAGCCGTGTCATATGCTTAG
- a CDS encoding uncharacterized protein (EggNog:ENOG41) produces MSSQTLRSLHRARPELGNAGYALRGYFRQFSTTQSQFDETPSDPNAKPSARQRTRAAASEINALQKNRTGSQGAQNPTSSSAAPAQPRVIDVRSLPRGGMLRGRGGLRGRGGSGQNAAGTGPRTASPSGNRFAGANRGRTSAIGAGRGGRAGGGASRGGRGGRPGGGGRAAKAKEGGDKAAAGAGQRGKRQDPFERMDPQEQQFDDAMRFGTKTTYAPSLTKEGLAAFVPAMPSTREGRLATVMENLNIIGGRADPVGVPQGLQAKSYADEVEANGARFFADVKAREAAEEYLQEKRKQEEELAAAASPAEEGKEGKKQQQQQQQQPIIQDAEESIKKTILESAVEGKHEKPTFATDPVGISRSWHLRAGTYTQRDVESFEKKLTSLLGAAGAGAGAKGGKNVKAKA; encoded by the coding sequence ATGAGCTCACAGACACTCCGCTCGCTACACCGAGCGAGGCCAGAGCTGGGGAACGCAGGATATGCCCTAAGAGGCTACTTCCGCCAGTTCTCCACGACGCAATCGCAGTTTGACGAGACCCCCAGCGACCCCAATGCCAAACCTTCGGCTCGACAGCGAACCCGCGCGGCGGCCAGCGAGATCAATGCCCTACAAAAGAACCGAACAGGCAGCCAGGGAGCCCAGAACCCTACAAGCTCTTCAGCGGCGCCGGCACAGCCCCGAGTAATCGATGTGCGGAGTCTTCCCAGGGGAGGAATGCTTCGGGGGCGGGGTGGACTGCGCGGACGAGGCGGCAGCGGGCAGAACGCAGCAGGCACAGGGCCCCGAACTGCTTCACCGAGCGGAAACCGATTTGCGGGTGCGAACAGAGGGAGGACGTCTGCGATAGGTGCCGGACGGGGAGGACGAGCTGGCGGTGGTGCTTCACGAGGAGGTAGAGGCGGTAGgcctggtggtggtggtagaGCGGCAAAGgccaaagaaggcggcgacaaggctgctgctggtgccggCCAGCGGGGAAAGAGACAGGATCCCTTTGAGAGAATGGATCCCCAGGAGCAGCAGTTTGACGACGCGATGCGATTCGGCACCAAGACGACGTATGCGCCTTCTTTGACCAAGGAGGGCCTGGCGGCGTTTGTTCCTGCGATGCCTTCTACGAGGGAGGGCCGCTTGGCTACTGTGATGGAGAATTTGAACATCATTGGTGGAAGGGCTGACCCCGTGGGCGTGCCGCAGGGTTTGCAGGCGAAGAGCTATGCTGATGAGGTGGAGGCCAATGGGGCGCGGTTCTTTGCGGATGTGAAGGCgagggaggcggcggaggagtatctccaggagaagaggaagcaggaagaggagctggcggcggcggcatcacCAGCTGAGGAGGGcaaggagggaaaaaagcagcagcagcagcagcagcagcagcccatcatCCAGGACGCTGAGGAGTCCATCAAGAAGACCATTCTGGAGTCTGCCGTGGAGGGCAAGCACGAGAAGCCTACGTTTGCGACGGACCCCGTGGGGATTTCGAGGTCGTGGCATTTGAGGGCGGGTACTTATACGCAGAGGGATGTGGAgagctttgagaagaagttgaCGTCTTTGCTGGGCGCTGCgggagctggcgctggtgccaAGGGCGGGAAGAATGTGAAGGCGAAGGCTTGA
- a CDS encoding uncharacterized protein (EggNog:ENOG41~TransMembrane:3 (n6-24c29/30o148-169i181-206o226-249i)) — protein sequence MGVGRFFCVALPLLLTIASLGTLLYAVLAGVAHENVRLVQVDLSELSINPTSIGGDLFKRADFSMKQTKVGNITAEDLGLHKYYDVTLWGSCSSDDNKKFTCSKSQFDWASKQINTTDIQEGGATITLPKDIKDAISAFQKLIKWSEIVFIIAIVALGFELLIGIFSNFSRAVSCLTWCESAFTTAIIIIADSLATATAAVIAGVVNGSKHLYGAKVHIDGRFLAIIWISAAFSIGASLFWIFTICCCAPEKRQKRNRDHHSDGEKLIPSGGFGSRGYAPLGEQTGYTSGAPKFNSGSGRSDLAYEPYSHRA from the coding sequence aTGGGCGTCGGCCGATTTTTCTGCGTGGCTCTGCCACTCCTCCTCACCATTGCCTCTCTCGGCACGCTGCTCTATGCAGTCCTCGCCGGCGTGGCCCACGAGAACGTCAGGCTGGTGCAGGTCGACCTCAGCGAGCTGAGCATCAACCCGACGAGTATAGGCGGCGATCTCTTCAAGCGAGCCGACTTCAGCATGAAGCAGACCAAGGTTGGCAACATCACCGCAGAGGATCTCGGCCTCCACAAGTACTACGACGTCACGCTCTGGGGATCTTGCTCCTCCGACGACAACAAGAAGTTCACCTGCTCAAAGTCCCAGTTCGACTGGGCCTCCAAGCAGATCAACACCACTGATATCCAGGAGGGCGGTGCCACCATCACGCTGCCCAAGGACATCAAGGACGCCATCTCGGCCTTCCAGAAGCTCATCAAGTGGTCCGAGATTGTCTTCATCATTGCCATCGTTGCCCTTGGCTTTGAGCTGCTCAttggcatcttctcaaaCTTCTCCCGGGCCGTTTCCTGCCTGACGTGGTGCGAGTCTGCCTTCaccactgccatcatcatcattgccgactCTCTCGCCACTGCTACCGCCGCTGTCATCGCCGGTGTTGTCAACGGCTCCAAGCACCTCTACGGTGCCAAGGTCCACATCGACGGCCGCTTCCTGGCCATCATCTGGATCAGCGCCGCCTTCAGCATCGGTGCCAGTCTCTTCTGGATCTTcaccatctgctgctgcgctccCGAGAAGCGCCAGAAGAGGAACCGCGACCACCACTCcgatggcgagaagctgaTCCCCTCTGGCGGATTTGGATCTCGCGGATATGCTCCTCTCGGCGAGCAGACTGGCTACACCTCTGGCGCTCCCAAGTTCAACTCGGGCTCTGGCCGATCTGACCTTGCTTACGAGCCTTACTCTCACCGAGCCTAA
- a CDS encoding uncharacterized protein (EggNog:ENOG41), with product MTASQIRLKRDLSQDPVTALALHRAPSGKLFVFAGQDSDLFVYEAKNARHKGRFVSRVSVFVDQPIHGISVRHGQVLAWGFCHVAILSVESLIREDDGGNSVNNSRAAPAIARATAPDWIYHGAFSEADPSVAVLATAHNEVIPLTYSHHTGKIALGAVIAPSRPMLYSAHLSWMSDDTVLVAGGTVFGHVVVWKCYLLKGGKWSTETLFNFEGHEGSIFGMDICTITLSDGSTIQMVASCSDDRTIRIWDITETESKNASKAPQPSRVINTGFGGNDIERGNSISDSDKEGTPIAAVMGHASRIWGVKFGPECGENALSVYSFGEDATTQRWRLDISRDASAGEYNPSSSRLVTGKMSHSKTSSLHNGKHLWSRAMLVEDKAVLIATGGTDSQICLIEEPVLSGKPSNSVGDSLILDASDILKGLVSSKEIISRYDFLSHDHILVTTSHGKLLLGYLKESHAEPKWEQINVPEELQGEVKLCYVVKAIDPTAALLGTTSGNVYHFSLSPKSLTHVASMQGKITDMACLSNQNRDESSPPLAEVLVFLHGRADSHYFSIDISTGGIRSQAQTKGLDPRFVPTAAGKIDDLLIIGSRHGWLSILDHKGDETYSPILDIATRSRDTITAILPLPPKSGSQHTSRHILVTSRDGKYRIYEIDRQPERVLLHLRHETSPPFGPMIAGAWFTQDTVPELVLYGFRSKDFVIWNETRREELATIECGGAHRTFQLTNSKSIGGRYRFAFTKTSKLSISSSDQLRHEWVKSGIHGREIRTLSSNGRYIATGAEDTSIRIWEYQPAGDGAQPDLQCVAAMKTHVTGLQKLAWLGDDYLFSSAGNEEFFVWRVQNLESDYKGLAVVCEGVFADKSADADLRIMDFDVCKSGNGHGIIVTMGFSNSVLRTYRYTSDGGRFELLAKGTYTGACLTQTRHLSMRNQLPLLLTASTDGHLALWRTEPDEGAQHKYVLEQIVPLHQNSIKSLDMMKSGEGDGYHVFTGGDDNSVGVTLLGQISRNTDTASWAFLKRSIVRKAHAAAIAGVLLVRRGPELLGVSVSNDQRVKLWSIPSSEDGNIKLLRGECIGVADAGDIAAIDGPKNDTATVLFAGIGLEAWSLE from the exons ATG ACTGCAAGCCAAATCAGATTAAAACGAGACCTCTCTCAGGACCCTGTCACGGCTTTGGCCTTGCACCGCGCGCCGTCTGGGaagctcttcgtcttcgcGGGCCAAGACTCTGACCTTTTCGTCTACGAGGCGAAAAATGCGCGCCACAAAGGCCGCTTCGTCTCTCGCGTGAGCGTATTTGTCGACCAGCCTATCCATGGGATTTCCGTGCGGCATGGCCAAGTTCTTGCATGGGGGTTCTGCCACGTCGCCATCCTCTCTGTTGAGAGTCTCATTCGAGAGGATGATGGTGGTAATTCTGTGAATAATAGTCGAGCTGCCCCTGCGATAGCCAGGGCGACGGCTCCTGATTGGATATACCATGGTGCTTTCTCAGAAGCTGATCCTTCTGTTGCTGTTCTGGCTACGGCTCACAACGAGGTCATCCCCTTGACGTACTCCCACCATACTGGGAAGATTGCCCTCGGCGCCGTCATTGCGCCCTCAAGGCCGATGCTCTATTCCGCTCATCTTAGTTGGATGTCAGATGACACCGTCTTGGTCGCCGGCGGAACTGTATTTGGCCACGTCGTTGTATGGAAGTGTTATTTGCTAAAAGGCGGCAAGTGGTCAACCGAAACGCTATTCAATTTCGAAGGCCATGAGGGATCCATTTTCGGCATGGATATCTGTACGATTACGCTTTCTGACGGGAGCACGATACAAATGGTTGCCAGCTGTAGCGACGATAGAACGATTCGCATCTGGGACATTACAGAGACAGAAAGCAAGAACGCTTCTAAAGCCCCCCAGCCCAGTCGGGTCATCAATACCGGCTTTGGAGGAAACGACATTGAGCGTGGCAACAGTATCTCAGATTCTGACAAGGAGGGCACTCCCATTGCAGCTGTAATGGGACACGCATCACGCATATGGGGAGTCAAATTCGGTCCAGAATGCGGAGAGAACGCCTTGTCCGTCTATTCCTTTGGCGAAGACGCAACAACGCAGAGATGGCGCCTCGACATTAGCCGTGATGCGTCGGCTGGAGAGTACAAccccagcagctcaagattgGTAACTGGGAAAATGTCCCATAGCAAAACGTCCTCCCTGCATAACGGCAAGCACCTTTGGTCAAGGGCCATGCTAGTTGAAGACAAGGCTGTGCTTATTGCTACCGGTGGCACAGACAGCCAAATCTGTCTCATTGAAGAGCCTGTCCTGAGCGGCAAACCATCAAATAGCGTCGGCGATTCATTGATTTTGGATGCCAGCGACATTCTCAAGGGCCTTGTATCTTCCAAGGAGATTATTAGTCGCTATGATTTCCTCTCTCATGACCACATCCTTGTCACTACTAGCCATGGAAAGCTTCTCCTAGGATATCTCAAAGAATCCCACGCTGAACCAAAGTGGGAACAGATCAATGTTCCCGAAGAGCTGCAAGGAGAGGTGAAGCTTTGTTACGTCGTAAAAGCCATTGATCCCACAGCCGCTCTCTTGGGCACGACGAGCGGAAATGTCTACCATTTCAGCCTTTCACCCAAGAGCCTCACCCACGTTGCCTCCATGCAGGGCAAGATTACAGACATGGCCTGCCTCTCAAACCAAAATAGGGATGAATCGAGCCCTCCTTTGGCAGAGGTGTTGGTCTTTCTTCACGGAAGGGCGGATTCTCACTACTTTTCGATTGACATTTCTACGGGTGGAATCCGCAGCCAAGCACAAACCAAGGGCCTCGACCCAAGGTTTGTCCCTACTGCAGCTGGGAAAATTGATGATCTGCTCATCATTGGATCTCGGCATGGATGGCTATCAATTCTAGATCACAAAGGCGACGAAACATACAGCCCAATTCTGGACATTGCAACAAGAAGCCGCGATACAATCACCGCCATTCTCCCCCTGCCCCCAAAATCAGGCTCACAGCATACCTCTCGCCACATCCTCGTCACTAGCCGCGATGGAAAATACCGGATATATGAAATAGACCGACAACCAGAACgcgttcttcttcacctgCGACACGAAACTTCACCACCCTTCGGACCCATGATTGCGGGTGCGTGGTTTACCCAAGACACCGTGCCTGAGCTAGTATTATACGGGTTTAGAAGCAAAGACTTTGTCATTTGGAACGAGACACGGCGAGAAGAATTGGCGACAATCGAATGTGGCGGAGCGCATAGGACGTTCCAGCTGACAAACAGCAAATCGATTGGTGGCCGCTACCGTTTCGCGTTTACCAAGACATCAAAGCtgtccatctcttcatcagACCAACTGAGGCATGAGTGGGTAAAGAGTGGAATCCACGGAAGAGAGATTCGGACTCTGAGTTCCAACGGCCGCTATATAGCAACAGGTGCCGAGGATACTTCCATCCGCATATGGGAATATCAACCTGCTGGAGACGGCGCACAGCCAGATTTACAATGTGTGGCAGCTATGAAGACTCATGTTACAGGCCTCCAAAAGCTTGCCTGGCTAGGAGATGACTATCTcttcagcagcgccggcaatgAAGAGTTCTTTGTATGGCGGGTGCAGAACTTGGAATCTGACTACAAAGGCCTGGCAGTTGTCTGTGAAGGCGTCTTTGCAGACAAAAGTGCAGACGCCGACCTCCGTATTATGGATTTCGATGTCTGTAAATCCGGCAATGGACATGGAATAATAGTAACGATGGGATTTTCGAACTCGGTGTTGAGAACGTATCGCTACACAAGCGACGGCGGCCGATTCGAACTCCTTGCAAAGGGAACATACACGGGGGCATGTCTCACCCAAACGCGCCATCTTAGCATGCGCAATCAGCTGCCATTACTCCTCACAGCATCCACCGATGGCCACCTTGCCCTATGGCGGACTGAGCCAGACGAAGGGGCCCAGCACAAGTATGTGCTGGAACAGATAGTGCCGTTGCACCAGAACAGCATCAAAAGTCTAGACATGATGAAATcaggagaaggagatggCTATCATGTGTTTACTGGGGGCGACGACAATAGCGTGGGAGTAACATTGCTCGGCCAGATCTCGCGCAATACAGACACTGCTAGCTGGGCTTTTCTCAAGCGAAGCATCGTGCGCAAAGCTCACGCTGCAGCCATCGCAGGCGTTCTATTAGTCCGACGCGGCCCAGAACTTCTGGGAGTAAGTGTAAGTAACGATCAGCGCGTGAAGCTGTGGAGCATTCCCAGCAGCGAAGATGGAAACATCAAGCTGCTTAGGGGAGAATGTATCGGCGTGGCAGACGCAGGAGACATTGCAGCCATTGACGGACCAAAGAATGATACGGCGACAGTGCTGTTCGCGGGAATAGGGCTGGAAGCCTGGAGTTTGGAGTGA